The Candidatus Binatia bacterium genomic interval AAGGTCAGCACCGCGAAGCCCGCGGCGCAAAAGGCCTCGGCGAACGGCGGTAACAGCCATTCCTTTATTCCGGTGAAGCCGTGGCAGATGACGATGCCAGGACGCGGCGCCTCGGCGCGCGCGCCGTCCGGCGACCACAGCACCGCTGCGCACTTCGTGCCGCAGCTGAAGAAATCTGTCGGACGTGGTTTCATCGACTTGCCCTCCGAACGCCAACCACCCTACTCGCCGGTGTACTCCGGCAGACCTTTCCCGCTCAGAAAGCGGGCACGCGCTTCCGTGGGATCGCGCCGCGCCAGTTCGAGGTAGGCCTGCATACCGACTCGCGCATCGCGCGAGCACATGACCTTGACGAAGCACTCGCGCTCGATGGCCAGGCCGCGTTCAAAATCCGCATCGCCGCCCTCGTACACGGCACGCTTGATCATTGCCAACGCCTTGGGCGGCTGCTTCGCCAGCTGTCGCGCCCAGTCGAGTGCGATGCCCATGAGGTCATGTTCCGGAACCACCCGGTGCACCAAGCCGAGCGGCGCGGCCTCGTCGGGTTGGTAGACGTTGCCGAACAGCATGACCTCGAGGGCTTTGGCCGCACCGATCAGGCGCGTGAGCCGCTGCGTCCCGCCGCCGCCGGGCAGGATGCCCAAGCGGCTCTCCGGCAGCCCGATGAGGTACGGACCGCTGGCGGCCAGCCGGAAATCGCAGGCCAGCGCCAACTCGAAACCGCCGCCCATGCAGTCCCCGTTAATGGCCGCGATGACCGGTTTGGGGAGCCGCTGCACACCGCTCAACAGGGCGTGAAAAGCGGCCAGGCCCTCGCTGCCGCTTTGCCGATACTGCTCGGGGTCGGAAGCGAAGTGCGCCAGTTCCTCGACGCTGAAGTGCGTGATGAATTTTCCTTTGATGCCGCCGGTCAGAACCACGCATCGGACGGTGCGGTCACCCGCAAGTTCAGCCGTCAACTGAGCCAGTTCGAGCGCCATCGCCCCAACCAGGTAGTTCATCGGCGGGTTGAATATCGAGCAGACAGCAACGCCATTCGTCCGCTCC includes:
- a CDS encoding enoyl-CoA hydratase/isomerase family protein → MEYFRVERTNGVAVCSIFNPPMNYLVGAMALELAQLTAELAGDRTVRCVVLTGGIKGKFITHFSVEELAHFASDPEQYRQSGSEGLAAFHALLSGVQRLPKPVIAAINGDCMGGGFELALACDFRLAASGPYLIGLPESRLGILPGGGGTQRLTRLIGAAKALEVMLFGNVYQPDEAAPLGLVHRVVPEHDLMGIALDWARQLAKQPPKALAMIKRAVYEGGDADFERGLAIERECFVKVMCSRDARVGMQAYLELARRDPTEARARFLSGKGLPEYTGE